TGCAAAAGAATGGGTACTAGAAGCCGGTGAGCATATTCGAAATGTAATTGACGAACCATTAACCATTGATACAAAGTCAAATCCAAATGACCTTGTAACACAAATGGATCGAAATACGGAAGAATATTTTGCGAAAAAGATTAAAGGCACTTTCCCGGCACATAAATTACTGTCAGAAGAAGGTTTTGGTGATAATTTAGAAACATTGGATGGAACGGTGTGGATTATTGATCCCATTGATGGCACAATGAATTTCGTTCACCAAAAAAGAAATTTCGCTATTTCAGTTGGAATCTACCAAGATGGTGTTGGTGAAATTGCGTTTATTTATAATGTGATGGAAGATATTCTATATCATGCAAAAAAAGGACAAGGTGCATTTAAGGATATCGTAAAGTTACCGAAACTAGATGAAAAGGTGACGTTAGATCAAAGTATTTTGTTAATTAATAGTTTATGGAGTGGAGAAAATAAACGAATTAACCACGAAAAAATTCAAGATCTTGTTAGAAAAGTCAGAGGAACACGTTCATATGGATCAGCAGCTCTAGAATTTGCTGGAATTGCTGAAGGCGTACTAGATGGATACATTTCCATGAAGTTATATCCTTGGGATTTTGCAGCTGGTGTTATTTTAATCGAAGAAGTTGGTGGTACAACATCGCAGGCTAATGGTAAAGCTTTAAATTTCCTAACAGAAAATACTGTTTTCTCAGGGAACTTCCAAATAGCTAAGGAGATTATAGACAATTACATAGAACTAAAATAGCGAAAAAAGAAGATCCCATTATCTCCTATTACTGGAGGAAGGGATCTTCTTTTTTACGTTCTTGATAAAACTTGAACTTTCCTGTTGCAAGTCTTTTTTTTGTTTTTTCTCCAATGCGATCGGAACAGCTTGGA
The nucleotide sequence above comes from Paraliobacillus zengyii. Encoded proteins:
- a CDS encoding YlaI family protein, with the translated sequence MQVKCPICDSIDTIDPDSPLAKRLRNRRKHLYLCPSCSDRIGEKTKKRLATGKFKFYQERKKEDPFLQ
- a CDS encoding inositol monophosphatase family protein gives rise to the protein MDITNRDQIYQFAKEWVLEAGEHIRNVIDEPLTIDTKSNPNDLVTQMDRNTEEYFAKKIKGTFPAHKLLSEEGFGDNLETLDGTVWIIDPIDGTMNFVHQKRNFAISVGIYQDGVGEIAFIYNVMEDILYHAKKGQGAFKDIVKLPKLDEKVTLDQSILLINSLWSGENKRINHEKIQDLVRKVRGTRSYGSAALEFAGIAEGVLDGYISMKLYPWDFAAGVILIEEVGGTTSQANGKALNFLTENTVFSGNFQIAKEIIDNYIELK